The Humulus lupulus chromosome 3, drHumLupu1.1, whole genome shotgun sequence genome window below encodes:
- the LOC133822507 gene encoding trihelix transcription factor ASR3, whose product MALELSLPTNPVDTEADGVTNGVDARPSSTDGGDDGRRAPRLPRWTRQEILVLIQGKRVAESKVRRIRTAGAAFGSGQVEPKWASVSSYCRMHGVNRGPVQCRKRWSNLAGDYKKIKEWELQRKDGSDSFWAMRNDLRRERKLPGFFDKEVFDILDAGSGGGVGQQATPVVAPPPAEEMEKDATAEEPEENTVMFDSRRGATAEDGMFSDFEQEDSVRSPVKEAAAATATKEAPPAASMGIPAVPISSVAAANVEQPTSNPEIGSTSQEGRKRRRMTFDGDGGETSLQNQLIDVLERNGKAVASHLDAQNTHFQLDREQRKNHSDSLVAVLNKLADALVRISEKL is encoded by the exons ATGGCTTTGGAGCTCAGCTTACCAACGAACCCCGTTGACACCGAGGCTGACGGTGTCACTAACGGCGTCGACGCCCGACCTTCCTCCACCGACGGCGGAGATGACGGCAGAAGAGCCCCCAGGCTCCCCCGCTGGACTCGCCAAGAGATTCTCGTCCTCATACAAGGTAAGCGAGTTGCCGAGAGCAAAGTCCGCAGAATCCGAACTGCCGGCGCCGCTTTCGGGTCGGGTCAGGTCGAGCCCAAGTGGGCCTCTGTTTCTTCGTATTGCAGGATGCACGGTGTCAACCGTGGCCCCGTTCAGTGCCGGAAGCGGTGGAGCAATTTGGCCGGCGATTACAAGAAGATTAAGGAGTGGGAATTGCAGAGGAAAGACGGGTCCGACTCCTTCTGGGCTATGAGGAACGACTTGAGACGCGAGAGGAAGCTTCCCGGATTTTTCGATAAGGAGGTTTTTGATATTTTGGATGCCGGGTCGGGCGGTGGAGTTGGTCAGCAAGCCACTCCGGTCGTGGCTCCCCCGCCGGCTGAGGAGATGGAGAAGGACGCCACCGCTGAGGAGCCGGAGGAAAACACTGTCATGTTCGATAGCCGCCGTGGGGCTACGGCTGAGGACGGCATGTTCTCGGACTTTGAGCAGGAGGACTCCGTTCGGAGTCCGGTGAAGGAAGCGGCAGCGGCGACGGCGACCAAAGAAGCCCCACCGGCAGCTTCGATGGGGATTCCTGCTGTGCCGATATCAT CCGTTGCGGCAGCTAACGTGGAACAACCAACTTCAAatcctgagattggttctacatcTCAAGAGGGAAGGAAGCGAAGACGGATGACGTTCGACGGGGACGGCGGCGAAACCAGTTTACAGAATCAGTTGATTGATGTGCTAGAGAGGAATGGTAAGGCTGTGGCTTCCCACCTTGATGCTCAGAACACTCATTTCCAACTTGACCGGGAACAGAGGAAAAACCATTCTGATAGCTTAGTAGCTGTTCTTAACAAGCTCGCAGATGCATTGGTCAGAATCTCAGAGAAGTTGTAG
- the LOC133822506 gene encoding uncharacterized protein LOC133822506 has translation MDESFRARVDKVFGSLASDRSSSSSLQPSPWSITGDEVERKEWRRCADTSGRDEMPCSSSFDEFLKKDRGTSRRRNFDDNREGIDDADENGAEKSDVRQEEWNIRSSIGMDRTLDYEEEEDEFDKVASGRESVGDRLYMRDVTETGSYLNSNNVLGNKKDPRANHLAAKFRLKEDEAETGTETKKLSSSVASAADMEATDADAKGSKIEARPKPILKRKDNEEVLKSRKRVRFDVGLENDCEEESFPKNAAVSDCETLVGNNNNKPCGVPDYLVNPSKYRCYSFVSTSEVNDDSEVKSLNRESGSDMENATVPDLPKSVTFIPKKKKTSSEVVNDNNEVKQYKEGDKQADCPVGIAIAEVQGEISGVEDDDDETEIKAAEGGTAIQNAGRRYRTMSRSDDSDT, from the exons ATGGATGAAAGTTTCCGAGCCCGAGTGGACAAGGTGTTCGGATCGCTAGCTTCTGATCGGTCCTCATCTTCGTCTCTGCAGCCGTCTCCCTGGTCCATCACCGGCGATGAGGTCGAGCGTAAAGAGTGGAGGCGCTGTGCGGATACCTCCGGCAGAGACGAAATGCCTTGTTCTTCGTCTTTtgatgagttcttgaagaaagatCGGGGAACTTCGCGCCGAAGAAATTTCGACGACAATCGGGAGGGAATCGACGACGCTGATGAGAACGGCGCTGAAAAATCGGatgttcgtcaagaagaatggAATATCAGATCCTCTATTGGCATGGACCGAACTCTCGATTACGAg gaagaggaagatgagTTTGACAAAGTAGCTTCAGGAAGAGAAAGTGTTGGGGATCGCTTGTATATGAGGGATGTTACTGAAACTGGGTCTTATTTGAATTCCAACAATGTGCTTGGTAACAAAAAGGACCCACGAGCCAATCACCTAGCTGCCAAGTTTAGGCTGAAAGAAGATGAAGCTGAAACTGGAACTGAAACCAAAAAGCTCAGTTCTAGTGTGGCTTCTGCTGCAGATATGGAGGCCACAGACGCAGATGCAAAGGGCAGCAAAATTGAAGCTCGGCCGAAGCctattttgaaaagaaaagacaACGAGGAAGTTTTGAAGTCACGGAAACGGGTCAGGTTCGACGTTGGTCTGGAAAATGATTGCGAAGAAGAGTCATTTCCCAAGAATGCAGCAGTGTCAGATTGTGAAACTCTAgtgggcaacaacaacaacaagcctTGTGGAGTGCCTGACTATTTAGTAAACCCTTCCAAGTACAGATGTTACAGCTTTGTTTCAACGAGTGAAGTTAATGATGATAGCGAGGTTAAAAGTTTGAATAGAGAATCAGGGTCAGATATGGAGAATGCTACTGTTCCTGACCTTCCAAAGTCTGTGACCTTTATTCCGAAGAAAAAAAAGACTAGTAGTGAAGTAGTAAATGACAACAATGAAGTGAAACAATACAAGGAAGGTGACAAACAAGCGGACTGCCCGGTTGGCATTGCGATAGCAGAAGTCCAAGGTGAAATCAGTGGAGtcgaggatgatgatgatgagacTGAAATAAAGGCTGCGGAAGGGGGCACTGCAATCCAAAACGCGGGTCGGAGGTATCGAACAATGTCAAGGTCAGATGACTCTGATACTTGA